In the genome of Pseudomonadota bacterium, one region contains:
- a CDS encoding GGDEF domain-containing protein — protein MAGLDRPEEIDPSGMRKLLQLLGSLRNSPAGAVIYRQVEGMLEDMAASHLASEMAYAGFVNVLLDAWNAHNAPGTSAYLQIKLLQARLQPPLTATELATLRTSIDDCARDMDAATAFDSAAMLDAIRPLLAAFGIDAVPEAPQHYPAVESFVQEPTASAPEPDVGLEPEDDAALEVVEHLAELPAQPLAAASTPAAAEPAGPPEFEAAAAGEAEAPIAAPAPITPAPAEETAAGIESGIGAAAEGVAGSDAAAATPAPEAVVPPADSAAADTAEIGTDIPAGSDLQSLHRSALEARREDIAKLQATLGEQVIDTISKNEEFGIVLEKTLDELRQVDEGAELENLRWKLIREVEKALGGHHDLADKLDTTHHYLQLYESDSRKLSDELTRVRLLSLTDELTGLPNRRALMRRLEDEVARVQRYGFPLSFVLIDLDHFKAVNDEHGHAAGDEVLRVYSRNILSIFRHHDMVARYGGEEFAVLLPNTDSDGTIRALNKVRRRANETRWQTNGTVRDVPTFSAGVSLYKPGESASAFIERADKALYRAKRLGRNRIELDMTYQQESSDVTPRRRSSD, from the coding sequence ATGGCGGGTTTGGACAGACCGGAGGAAATCGACCCCAGCGGCATGCGCAAGCTGCTGCAGCTGCTCGGGTCGCTGCGCAATTCGCCCGCTGGCGCGGTCATCTACCGCCAGGTCGAGGGCATGCTCGAGGACATGGCGGCCAGTCATCTCGCATCCGAGATGGCCTACGCGGGTTTCGTGAACGTGCTGCTGGATGCCTGGAACGCGCACAATGCGCCCGGGACCTCGGCCTATCTGCAGATCAAGCTCCTGCAGGCCCGCCTGCAACCGCCGCTCACGGCGACCGAACTCGCCACGCTGCGCACCAGCATCGACGACTGCGCCCGCGACATGGATGCGGCCACGGCGTTCGATTCGGCTGCCATGCTCGATGCCATCCGCCCCCTGCTGGCCGCATTCGGCATCGACGCCGTGCCGGAGGCCCCGCAGCATTACCCCGCAGTGGAAAGCTTCGTCCAGGAGCCAACGGCCAGTGCACCGGAGCCGGATGTCGGGCTGGAGCCGGAGGACGACGCCGCCCTGGAGGTGGTCGAACATCTTGCCGAGCTGCCTGCGCAGCCGCTGGCAGCGGCATCGACGCCGGCGGCAGCCGAGCCTGCAGGGCCGCCCGAATTCGAGGCGGCCGCGGCTGGCGAGGCGGAAGCGCCAATCGCGGCACCCGCACCGATCACACCGGCACCGGCAGAGGAGACGGCAGCCGGGATCGAATCCGGGATCGGTGCGGCTGCCGAGGGCGTGGCCGGGAGCGACGCCGCCGCGGCCACGCCGGCGCCGGAGGCCGTGGTGCCGCCAGCCGACAGCGCTGCCGCTGACACCGCCGAGATCGGCACCGACATACCGGCCGGATCGGATCTCCAGAGCCTGCATCGCAGTGCGCTGGAGGCGCGGCGCGAGGATATCGCCAAGCTGCAGGCGACCCTCGGCGAACAGGTGATCGATACCATTTCCAAGAACGAGGAGTTCGGCATCGTACTGGAAAAGACGCTCGACGAACTGCGCCAGGTCGATGAGGGCGCGGAGCTGGAAAATCTGCGCTGGAAGCTGATCCGCGAGGTGGAGAAGGCGCTCGGCGGCCATCACGATCTGGCGGACAAGCTCGACACCACGCATCACTACCTGCAGTTGTACGAATCCGACAGCCGCAAGCTCAGCGACGAGCTGACGCGCGTGCGCCTGCTCAGTCTGACCGACGAACTCACCGGCCTGCCGAACCGGCGTGCCCTGATGCGCCGGCTGGAGGACGAGGTGGCACGCGTGCAGCGTTATGGTTTCCCGCTGTCGTTCGTGCTGATCGATCTCGATCACTTCAAGGCGGTGAATGACGAGCACGGCCATGCCGCCGGCGACGAGGTGCTGCGCGTCTACTCGCGCAACATCCTGTCCATCTTCCGTCATCACGACATGGTCGCCCGTTACGGCGGCGAGGAATTCGCCGTACTGCTGCCGAACACCGATTCGGACGGCACCATCCGCGCGCTGAACAAGGTGCGGCGCCGCGCCAACGAGACGCGCTGGCAGACCAACGGTACGGTACGTGATGTGCCGACCTTCTCGGCCGGCGTCTCGCTCTACAAGCCGGGCGAATCGGCGAGCGCCTTCATCGAACGCGCCGACAAGGCGCTGTACCGGGCCAAGCGGCTCGGCCGCAACCGCATCGAGCTGGACATGACCTATCAGCAGGAAAGCAGCGACGTGACTCCGCGACGTCGCAGTTCAGACTAG
- the adk gene encoding adenylate kinase has translation MRVILLGGPGAGKGTQANYIKERYNIPQISTGDMLRAAVKAGTPLGIEAKKVMDAGGLVSDDIILGLIDERLKADDCKNGYLFDGFPRTLAQADALKDKGVAIDAVVEIDVDDNEIIKRMSGRRVHLASGRTYHVVFNPPQAEGKDDETGEPLIQRDDDKEETVRARLKVYHDQTEPLIAYYSKWAAAGGAGAPKYVKINGIGKVDQIRDAIFKGLDN, from the coding sequence ATGCGGGTTATCTTGCTGGGTGGGCCGGGCGCCGGTAAGGGCACACAGGCCAATTACATCAAAGAGCGCTACAACATTCCCCAGATTTCCACCGGCGACATGCTGCGCGCCGCGGTCAAGGCCGGCACCCCGCTGGGCATCGAGGCGAAGAAGGTCATGGACGCCGGCGGCCTGGTCTCCGACGACATCATCCTCGGCCTGATCGACGAGCGGCTGAAAGCCGACGACTGCAAGAACGGTTACCTCTTCGACGGTTTCCCGCGCACCCTGGCGCAGGCCGATGCGCTGAAGGACAAGGGGGTTGCCATCGACGCCGTGGTCGAGATCGACGTCGATGACAACGAGATCATCAAGCGCATGAGCGGCCGCCGCGTGCACCTGGCCTCCGGCCGTACCTACCACGTCGTGTTCAACCCGCCGCAGGCGGAAGGCAAGGATGACGAGACCGGCGAACCGCTGATCCAGCGCGACGACGACAAGGAAGAGACCGTGCGCGCCCGCCTCAAGGTCTACCACGATCAGACCGAGCCGCTCATCGCCTACTACTCCAAGTGGGCTGCGGCGGGCGGCGCCGGCGCGCCGAAGTACGTCAAGATCAACGGCATCGGCAAGGTCGATCAGATCCGCGATGCCATTTTCAAGGGACTGGACAACTAG